The DNA segment GTCTCTAATCTGGTCGATTAAGACACCTTCAACGCTATTGTCCATATAGTTCATGATTTCTGCCGCGGCTTTCAGGCCACCAATTTTCGCCGCTTGAGCACCAGCTTGACCAGCAAACTGTTTCTCCATAATCTCATTCAATTCGGCTAACGCAGATGGTTGAACTTCTTCTAAATTAGCAATACGCATCATAAGATCTAACCTGACTCGCTCAGGGAACTGAGATAAAATTTCAGCGGATTGATCAGCATCCAAGTAAGACAGTACAATCGTTTGAATCTGTGGGTGCTCATTAATAATAATGGTTGCAACCTGTCGTGGGTCCATCCATTTCAATGAATCCAAACCTTTAGAGCCGGTTCCCAATAGGATTTGATCGACTAGGTTACCCGCTTTGTCTTCACCAAGAGCAGCAACCAGCGCTTTCCGCATAAAGTCTTCACTACCCATACCGATATTGGTGTACTTCTGGATATCTTCTAAAAAGGCTCTGTGTACGGCCGTAACTTTATCGTTATTTAGGTCACTTGCTCGTGCCATCGCACTACCTACGCGCTGAACCTGTTTTGGTTCTAAGTGACGAATGATACCAGCAGCATCTTCTTCACTTAAGCTTAGTAGTAGTATTGCTGCTCGTTCATCACCAAGAATATTCGCTATATCAACGGGTTCTGTTGTCGCTGGAGGTCCACCCTCTTCACGTTTTACAATTTCATCAGGCATCTGCTATTAACCAATTTTTAACTACCTGAGCCGCTAGCTCAGGTTCATTCGCGACCAGTGCTCGAACAGCTTTGAGCACATCTTCATCTTTATGTAGGTTTGGCAAATCAATACCAGACCCAAATTCAAACGCTTCACCACTTTCAATATCACTGCCGATTAAACTGGTTTCACCATCGGCATTGATTGGTAACCCATCAGGGCCATATTGCACAGCTTCGTCATCATCATGTGGATTAAGTAATTTCTTCATCGCCGGGCGAATTAACACAATAACAACAATAATGATAACCAAAGCACTTGCTGCCCAACGGACCCACTCATTAAAGTTAGGGTGATCCCATATGGCGGATTCTGTTACTTCAGCAAATTCAGGTTCAGCAAACTTAACACTCAGTACATTCAGTAGATCACCACGTTGCTCACTAAACCCTACCGCGCCAATAATCACTTGCTTAATCGCGTTGATTTCACCTTCTGATAATGGCTGATAAGTCACTTCACCAGTATCTGGATTTGTCATCGCACGATTTTTAATCGCAACCGAAACCGTTTGGCGGTCAATAACGCCCGTTTGACGTCGCTCATGGCTGATGGTGGTATCTAATTCAAAATTACGCGTCGCTTCTTTGTGGACAGAACCCTGACCAAGCATAGATCCGTCTTTCATCTGAGCAACATCTTGTGGAATGGAAGCATCCGCTGGCGGTTGATTGCTCAACGCCCCCGGTACACCAGCAACAACACTGCCGTTGTTGTAATCTTCTAATGT comes from the Vibrio sp. DW001 genome and includes:
- the fliG gene encoding flagellar motor switch protein FliG, with the translated sequence MPDEIVKREEGGPPATTEPVDIANILGDERAAILLLSLSEEDAAGIIRHLEPKQVQRVGSAMARASDLNNDKVTAVHRAFLEDIQKYTNIGMGSEDFMRKALVAALGEDKAGNLVDQILLGTGSKGLDSLKWMDPRQVATIIINEHPQIQTIVLSYLDADQSAEILSQFPERVRLDLMMRIANLEEVQPSALAELNEIMEKQFAGQAGAQAAKIGGLKAAAEIMNYMDNSVEGVLIDQIRDQDEDMATQIQDLMFVFENLIEVDDQGVQKLLRDVPQDVLQKALKGADEGLREKIFKNMSKRAAEMMRDDIEAMPPVRVADVESAQKEILSVARKLADSGEIMLSGGADEFL